The DNA segment GACCACCGATTAGATTTCCTAAATCAACACTTTTCATATTCATGTCATCCATAACAGATTTTAAAGCTTCAATTGGATCCGGATCTTCAATAGGATAGTTTTTAGTTTCGTAAGCATCAACTAAAGTAATTAGAACATCTAATTTATCGTATTCGGGAGTATTTTTCTTAGCATCCCAGAGTTTTTCTATCTCAGCAAGAGCTTCTAAGTGATTTTTTTGATTCTTAATAGGTTTAATGTTCATTTAAATCACCTCAGCATTGATTTTATCGTATTGTTCGTGAGTTCCAATAAATCTAATGAAAACCGTCTGTAAATTGTAA comes from the Leptospira bandrabouensis genome and includes:
- a CDS encoding helix-turn-helix domain-containing protein; this encodes MNIKPIKNQKNHLEALAEIEKLWDAKKNTPEYDKLDVLITLVDAYETKNYPIEDPDPIEALKSVMDDMNMKSVDLGNLIGGRSRATEILNRKRKLTLEMIRKINQNLGIPTDILVKEYKVKATKTGRKRTPSVA